The Saccharopolyspora gloriosae genome window below encodes:
- the clpB gene encoding ATP-dependent chaperone ClpB: MDAFNPTTKTQQAISSAAQAATVAGNPDVGPARLLGALLAQGDGIAAPLLRAVEADPAEVRREVEGLINALPAASGSTVSAPQLSRDALKAVTHAQHLATEMGDDYVSAEHLLVGLAAEGGQVGDLLRRHGATPDALREAFTEVRGSARVSSPDPEGTFKALEKYGQDLTDRARNGDLDPVIGRDSEIRRVVQVLSRRTKNNPVLIGEPGVGKTAIVEGLAQRIIAGDVPESLRGKRVVALDLGSMIAGAKYRGEFEERLKAVLKEITDSAGEVVTFIDELHTIVGAGATGEGAMDAGNMIKPMLARGELRMVGATTLDEYREHIETDAALERRFQQVMVGEPTPQDAVAILRGLKERYEVHHGVRITDGALVAAATLSDRYITARFLPDKAIDLVDEAASRLRMEIDSRPVEIDEVERAVRRLEIEEMALAKESDAASVDRLATLRGELADRREQLSGLTARWQGEKESIDKVRDLKTQLEQLRGESDRAERDGDLGKAAELRYGRIPALEKELAAATEAQSERKAMLQEEVTPDDVADVVSSWTGIPAGRLLEGETAKLLRMEDELERRVVGQAEAVRAVSDAVRRTRAGVADPDRPTGSFLFLGPTGVGKTELAKALAGFLFDDERAMIRIDMSEYSEKHSVARLVGAPPGYVGYDQGGQLTESVRRRPYSVVLFDEVEKAHPDVFDVLLQALDDGRLTDGQGRTVDFRNTILVLTSNLGSQAIADPNLSEQERDDAVLSVVRRQFKPEFLNRLDDMVVFHSLNTEELTSIVDIQVERLAQRLSERRLTLDVRPAARDWLALNGFDPVFGARPLRRLVQSAIGDQLAKQLLAGEVRDGDKVLVDVADDNSALTVGPA, from the coding sequence ATGGACGCTTTCAACCCGACGACCAAGACCCAGCAGGCGATCTCCTCGGCGGCGCAGGCCGCCACGGTGGCCGGAAACCCGGACGTCGGTCCGGCCCGGCTGCTCGGTGCCCTGCTCGCGCAGGGCGACGGCATCGCCGCACCCCTGCTCCGCGCGGTCGAGGCCGACCCCGCGGAGGTCCGCCGCGAGGTGGAAGGGCTGATCAACGCGCTGCCCGCCGCCTCCGGCTCCACGGTCTCCGCGCCGCAGCTGTCCCGGGACGCGCTCAAGGCGGTGACCCACGCCCAGCACCTCGCGACCGAGATGGGCGACGACTACGTCTCCGCCGAGCACCTGCTGGTGGGGCTCGCCGCCGAAGGCGGGCAGGTCGGCGACCTGCTGCGCAGGCACGGCGCCACCCCGGACGCGCTGCGCGAGGCGTTCACCGAGGTGCGCGGCTCCGCGCGGGTCTCCAGCCCGGACCCGGAGGGCACCTTCAAAGCCCTGGAGAAGTACGGCCAGGACCTCACCGACCGCGCCCGCAACGGCGACCTGGACCCGGTGATCGGCCGCGACTCCGAGATCCGCCGCGTCGTGCAGGTGCTGTCCCGGCGGACCAAGAACAACCCGGTGCTCATCGGTGAACCCGGCGTCGGCAAGACGGCCATCGTCGAAGGCCTCGCGCAGCGCATCATCGCCGGCGACGTGCCGGAATCCCTGCGCGGCAAGCGCGTCGTCGCGCTCGACCTCGGCTCGATGATCGCGGGCGCGAAGTACCGCGGCGAGTTCGAGGAGCGGCTCAAGGCCGTGCTCAAGGAGATCACCGACTCCGCCGGTGAGGTCGTCACGTTCATCGACGAGCTGCACACCATCGTCGGCGCCGGTGCCACCGGCGAGGGCGCCATGGACGCGGGGAACATGATCAAGCCGATGCTGGCGCGCGGCGAACTCCGCATGGTCGGAGCGACCACGCTCGACGAGTACCGCGAGCACATCGAGACCGACGCCGCGCTGGAACGCCGCTTCCAGCAGGTCATGGTCGGCGAGCCCACCCCGCAGGACGCCGTGGCCATCCTGCGCGGGCTCAAGGAGCGCTACGAGGTGCACCACGGCGTGCGCATCACCGACGGCGCGCTGGTGGCGGCCGCGACGCTCTCGGACCGCTACATCACGGCGCGGTTCCTGCCGGACAAGGCCATCGACCTCGTCGACGAGGCCGCGTCCCGGCTGCGCATGGAGATCGACTCGCGACCGGTGGAGATCGACGAGGTGGAGCGCGCGGTGCGCCGCCTGGAGATCGAGGAGATGGCGCTGGCCAAGGAGTCCGACGCCGCCTCCGTCGACCGGCTCGCCACCCTGCGCGGCGAACTCGCCGACCGGCGCGAGCAGCTCTCCGGGCTCACCGCCCGCTGGCAGGGCGAGAAGGAGTCCATCGACAAGGTCCGCGACCTCAAGACGCAGCTGGAGCAGCTGCGCGGCGAGTCCGACCGGGCCGAGCGCGACGGCGACCTCGGCAAGGCCGCCGAGCTGCGCTACGGCCGCATCCCCGCGCTGGAGAAGGAGCTCGCCGCCGCCACCGAAGCGCAGAGCGAGCGCAAGGCGATGCTGCAGGAGGAGGTCACGCCCGACGACGTCGCCGACGTGGTCAGCTCCTGGACCGGCATCCCCGCCGGTCGGCTGCTCGAAGGCGAGACGGCGAAGCTGCTGCGCATGGAGGACGAGCTGGAGCGGCGCGTCGTCGGCCAGGCCGAGGCGGTGCGCGCCGTGTCCGACGCGGTGCGCCGCACCCGCGCCGGCGTCGCCGACCCGGACCGGCCCACCGGCTCGTTCCTGTTCCTCGGGCCCACCGGCGTCGGCAAGACGGAACTGGCGAAGGCGCTCGCCGGGTTCCTGTTCGACGACGAGCGGGCGATGATCCGCATCGACATGAGCGAGTACTCCGAGAAGCACTCGGTGGCCCGCCTGGTCGGCGCCCCGCCCGGCTACGTCGGCTACGACCAGGGCGGGCAGCTCACCGAGTCGGTGCGGCGCAGGCCGTACTCGGTGGTGCTGTTCGACGAGGTGGAGAAGGCGCACCCCGACGTGTTCGACGTGCTGCTGCAGGCGCTCGACGACGGCAGGCTCACCGACGGCCAGGGCCGCACGGTGGACTTCCGGAACACGATCCTGGTGCTCACCTCGAACCTCGGGTCGCAGGCCATCGCCGACCCGAACCTGTCCGAGCAGGAGCGCGACGACGCGGTGCTCTCGGTGGTGCGCCGCCAGTTCAAGCCGGAGTTCCTGAACCGGCTCGACGACATGGTGGTGTTCCACTCGCTCAACACCGAGGAGCTGACGTCCATCGTGGACATCCAGGTGGAGCGGCTGGCGCAGCGGTTGAGCGAGCGGCGGCTGACCTTGGACGTGCGGCCCGCGGCGCGGGACTGGTTGGCGCTCAACGGTTTCGACCCGGTCTTCGGCGCCCGGCCGCTGCGGCGGCTGGTGCAGTCGGCGATCGGTGACCAGCTGGCGAAGCAGCTGCTGGCGGGCGAGGTCCGCGACGGCGACAAGGTGCTGGTCGACGTGGCCGACGACAACTCGGCCCTCACGGTCGGCCCGGCCTGA
- a CDS encoding YceI family protein: MTAVQDGNSDVGAVTATVRTGDGWPVPGAALTLIDGGGAQAARAQSGEDGVAVATGIAPGSYTAIVSTLGYEPVARTALVRGGQDAALGVLELRRAGGTEPPAPGRWEIDPVHSSIRVSARHLGITSIHGRFTEFSGDVSIGDPIETTGVSVRIDAASVDTANAQRDAHLRHADFLDVERYPEITFTGTGLRPAGGERWELTGDLTLCGVTKPVVLDTHYAGVGPDPWGGSRASASATTELRREDFAMTFNQALRTGIAAIGTTLRVDIDIQAVQQD, from the coding sequence ATGACCGCGGTCCAGGACGGCAACAGCGACGTGGGCGCCGTGACGGCGACCGTGCGCACCGGGGACGGCTGGCCGGTGCCGGGAGCGGCGCTGACGCTCATCGACGGCGGCGGCGCGCAGGCGGCGCGGGCGCAGAGCGGGGAGGACGGCGTGGCCGTCGCCACCGGGATCGCGCCCGGCTCCTACACCGCGATCGTCTCCACGCTCGGCTACGAACCCGTCGCCCGCACCGCGCTGGTGCGCGGCGGGCAGGACGCCGCGCTCGGCGTGCTCGAACTGCGCCGGGCCGGGGGCACCGAACCGCCCGCGCCGGGGCGGTGGGAGATCGACCCGGTGCACTCGTCGATCCGGGTCAGCGCCCGCCACCTCGGCATCACCAGCATCCACGGGCGGTTCACCGAGTTCAGCGGCGACGTGTCGATCGGCGACCCGATCGAGACGACGGGCGTGTCGGTGCGGATCGACGCGGCCAGCGTCGACACCGCCAACGCGCAGCGCGACGCGCACCTGCGCCACGCGGACTTCCTCGACGTCGAGCGGTATCCGGAGATCACCTTCACCGGCACCGGGCTGCGGCCCGCCGGCGGCGAGCGCTGGGAGCTCACCGGGGACCTCACGCTGTGCGGCGTGACCAAGCCGGTGGTGCTGGACACGCACTACGCGGGCGTCGGCCCGGACCCGTGGGGCGGTTCCCGCGCCTCCGCCTCGGCGACCACCGAGTTGCGGCGGGAGGACTTCGCGATGACGTTCAACCAGGCGCTGCGCACCGGCATCGCCGCGATCGGCACGACGCTGCGGGTCGACATCGACATCCAGGCCGTCCAGCAGGACTGA
- a CDS encoding MarR family winged helix-turn-helix transcriptional regulator, protein MIERIEAPADGPATSSGRTQDRERRGAAEAVERELVMMFRRARNFSMTVASQVHPDLDPASYSLLLMVDDAGSLRGMDVADRTGLDKSTVSRQIATLVELDLLERVPDPDDGRARRIQLSASGRSRLAQVRKQRRKHMHGEFAHWSTTDLQDLSRLLAQLNRMF, encoded by the coding sequence GTGATCGAGCGGATCGAGGCGCCGGCGGACGGTCCGGCCACGAGCTCCGGCAGGACGCAGGACCGGGAACGGCGAGGCGCGGCCGAAGCGGTCGAACGCGAACTGGTGATGATGTTCCGGCGCGCCCGCAACTTCTCGATGACGGTGGCCTCGCAGGTGCACCCCGACCTCGACCCGGCCTCCTACAGCCTGCTGCTGATGGTCGACGACGCGGGCTCGCTGCGCGGCATGGACGTCGCCGACCGCACCGGCCTGGACAAGTCGACGGTGAGCAGGCAGATCGCGACGCTCGTGGAGCTGGACCTGCTGGAACGCGTGCCGGACCCGGACGACGGCCGGGCCCGGCGCATCCAGCTGTCCGCGTCCGGGCGTTCGCGGCTGGCCCAGGTCCGCAAGCAGCGGCGCAAGCACATGCACGGCGAGTTCGCGCACTGGTCCACCACGGACCTCCAAGACCTCTCCCGCCTGCTGGCCCAGCTCAACCGGATGTTCTGA
- a CDS encoding MarR family transcriptional regulator, translating to MGPTPETCSELLRPLRALMGLKQVAVQTLNQHAQTDLPYAATGLLGELVHCGESRASDLAAHRVVDASVVSRQVSQLEQAGLISRRADPQDRRVSLLRATEEGEQALARIEQHRAEWLSDALRDWDETKVRDLAELLDVAAADIRRAVLPEHQAPHADTSHLAVARPVPADDRRSAASSQKGIR from the coding sequence GTGGGACCGACACCGGAGACGTGCAGCGAACTGCTGCGGCCCCTCCGTGCGCTGATGGGCCTCAAGCAGGTCGCGGTGCAGACCCTCAACCAACACGCCCAGACCGATCTGCCCTACGCGGCGACCGGACTGCTCGGCGAGCTCGTGCACTGCGGGGAGTCACGAGCCTCCGACCTCGCGGCGCACCGCGTCGTGGACGCCTCCGTGGTCAGCAGGCAGGTCTCCCAGCTCGAACAAGCCGGGCTGATCAGCCGTCGCGCCGACCCCCAGGACCGCCGGGTCTCACTGCTGCGCGCCACCGAGGAAGGCGAGCAGGCGCTGGCCCGCATCGAACAACACCGTGCCGAGTGGCTCAGCGACGCGCTGCGCGACTGGGACGAGACGAAAGTGCGCGACCTGGCCGAACTGCTCGACGTCGCCGCCGCCGACATCCGTCGCGCGGTGCTGCCCGAGCACCAGGCGCCGCACGCCGACACTTCGCACCTGGCCGTCGCCCGGCCGGTGCCCGCCGATGACCGACGCTCCGCTGCGTCGTCGCAGAAAGGAATTCGATGA
- a CDS encoding MFS transporter: MTAPELAVDRPARAPRALLTPQRAFWFVGALLALFLMASTAPSPMYAIYQQRWHFSATVLTEVFGAYMIGILIALVLFGALSDRVGRRPVLLGSLALEIVSLLVLAFAPDVGWLFLGRFLQGVATGAATGAMSGSLLDFQPAGTSRGATINGVAAGLGMAIGSGIAGALVQFAPAPTELAYLLLVLAFLVALPLVWLMPEPVRTGPIALRRALRPQRPGVPAGRGKAFALLATTMLSAWTIGGMFMSLGPSVAKSLVVGSPYLIGGLAVVAVTGVGAVAQLTASGWLGQRAVRVAAPALIIGLAAVAGAVLSGSAVAFFAGSAVVGVGWGLMFMGGFRLLTGLADPRNRAATASMIYIVAYLSATVPSVSLGVLTTYTGLVTSTLVFAALAALFAAIAWASTYVRH; encoded by the coding sequence ATGACCGCGCCCGAGCTCGCCGTCGACCGCCCCGCCCGCGCCCCGCGGGCGCTGCTCACCCCGCAACGCGCGTTCTGGTTCGTCGGCGCGCTGCTGGCACTGTTCCTGATGGCCTCCACCGCGCCCTCGCCGATGTACGCGATCTACCAGCAGCGCTGGCACTTCTCGGCGACGGTGCTGACCGAGGTGTTCGGCGCCTACATGATCGGCATCCTGATCGCGCTGGTGCTGTTCGGCGCCCTGTCCGACCGGGTCGGCAGGCGTCCCGTGCTGCTCGGCTCGCTGGCGCTGGAGATCGTGTCGCTGCTCGTGCTGGCCTTCGCGCCGGACGTGGGATGGTTGTTCCTCGGCCGGTTCCTGCAGGGCGTCGCCACCGGGGCCGCGACCGGCGCGATGAGCGGATCGCTACTGGACTTCCAGCCGGCCGGCACCAGCCGCGGCGCCACCATCAACGGGGTCGCCGCGGGCCTCGGCATGGCGATCGGCTCCGGGATCGCCGGGGCGCTGGTGCAGTTCGCGCCCGCGCCCACGGAACTGGCCTACCTGCTGCTCGTCCTCGCTTTCCTGGTCGCGCTGCCGCTGGTGTGGCTGATGCCGGAGCCGGTGCGGACCGGTCCGATCGCGCTGCGCCGCGCGTTGCGACCGCAGCGGCCGGGCGTGCCCGCCGGGCGCGGCAAGGCGTTCGCGCTGCTGGCGACGACGATGCTGTCCGCCTGGACCATCGGCGGGATGTTCATGTCGCTGGGGCCGTCGGTGGCCAAGAGCCTGGTCGTCGGCTCGCCCTACCTGATCGGCGGGTTGGCCGTCGTCGCCGTGACCGGGGTCGGGGCGGTCGCGCAGCTCACCGCGTCCGGGTGGCTCGGGCAGCGCGCGGTGCGGGTGGCCGCCCCGGCGCTGATCATCGGACTGGCCGCGGTGGCCGGGGCGGTGCTGTCCGGGAGCGCGGTCGCGTTCTTCGCCGGGTCCGCGGTCGTCGGCGTCGGCTGGGGCCTGATGTTCATGGGCGGGTTCCGGCTGCTCACGGGCCTGGCCGATCCGCGGAACCGGGCCGCGACCGCGTCGATGATCTACATCGTGGCGTACCTGTCGGCGACGGTGCCCAGCGTGAGCCTCGGCGTGCTGACCACCTACACCGGGCTCGTCACCTCGACGCTCGTGTTCGCCGCCCTCGCCGCGCTCTTCGCCGCGATCGCCTGGGCGAGCACCTACGTGCGGCACTGA
- a CDS encoding TetR/AcrR family transcriptional regulator, protein MTTAQRATGYADRVIAAAREVFTEQGFGAPISEVAQRAGVGVASIYRRWPSKTELAEQVRISCLRRIVAEARSAAAEESDPWRAFTRFLFRCLAEGSGVGTVLPPDEPGRSHSAEYAEIRREMTESVEALVRAAHEAGELRADFAAADVVLLFKHLNPALPIAEPRRADLRARYLALVVEGLRAGDRAELPGAAPDWAEVHAMRRPGTA, encoded by the coding sequence ATGACCACAGCCCAGCGAGCGACCGGTTACGCCGACCGGGTCATCGCGGCCGCCCGCGAGGTGTTCACCGAGCAGGGCTTCGGCGCGCCGATCTCGGAGGTCGCGCAGCGCGCCGGCGTGGGCGTGGCCAGCATCTACCGCCGCTGGCCGAGCAAGACCGAACTGGCCGAGCAGGTGCGGATCAGCTGCCTGCGCCGGATCGTCGCGGAGGCCCGCTCGGCCGCCGCCGAGGAATCCGATCCGTGGCGGGCCTTCACCCGGTTCCTGTTCCGCTGCCTGGCCGAGGGCAGCGGCGTCGGCACGGTCCTCCCGCCGGACGAACCCGGCCGGTCGCACTCCGCGGAGTACGCCGAGATCCGCCGGGAGATGACCGAGTCCGTCGAGGCGCTGGTCCGCGCCGCGCACGAGGCCGGTGAGCTGCGCGCCGACTTCGCCGCAGCCGACGTGGTGCTGCTGTTCAAGCACCTCAACCCCGCGCTGCCGATCGCGGAGCCGAGGCGAGCGGACCTGCGCGCCCGCTACCTGGCGCTGGTCGTCGAAGGCCTGCGCGCCGGGGACCGCGCCGAGCTGCCCGGCGCGGCGCCGGACTGGGCCGAGGTGCACGCGATGCGCAGGCCCGGCACCGCCTGA
- a CDS encoding MDR family MFS transporter — protein sequence MTRSTIGEAAPASSASTGRSLGRSDAGQDGGRHQVASDSPMTHRQILEAMSGLMLALLVAILSSTIVSNALPRILADLGGSQSQYTWVVTAMLLTSTASTPIWGKLSDLFSKKMLYQIAITVFTVGSVLGGFAQTMPQLIGFRAVQGIGMGGLQALIQVVIAAMVSPRERGRYSGYIGATFAVATVSGPLVGGLIVDTSWLGWRWCFWVTVPIAVIAFIVLGRTLKLPVIKRPVRIDWFGALFLVGGVSLLLVWVSLAGKQFPWASPETAAYVGGGVLALIIAVIIESKFPEPIVPLSMFRNPTVTLATIGTIAVGTAMFGGSVFLGQYFQIARSFSPTHAGLMTLPMVLGLFLSSTISGQIISRGSGKVKPFLIFGSIVLVAGMGLLATMDHTTNLVLVGVYLAMMGIGVGSLMQNLVLTVQNVTTGKNVGSVTSVVTFFRTLGGSAGVSVLGAVLAARVTDYVNEGLAKMGVPTGTGGGSGSLDVGALPGPMQEVVRAAYGDAIGDIFFVSACISVITLLAVVFIKEVPLRRTIESQDEVLAETVDNQPLPVDNSVGQQTATLTRQSGSAQLAGVPHAGAPHFGEPVDNSVGNHSRPWSTTPASNGHGSAGRHLAGDLADGGADGSGLFVHGSAQDSSGNPVAGVVLTLTDSLGRQVERARTDHDGGYRLDLARGGTYVLIAAAGTYQPTASMVVVGDRPVRHDVRMFGSGGVAGVVRCGDREIGGATVVLTDLRGEVVGSNATGEDGRYAFTDLVGGSYALTATAEGFRPVATPVVVADGESTALDVALRTGAALTGVVRSANLGHPVPDARVTLLDASGEVVTAVTTDADGTYAFTDLPDGDYTVIATGYPPVATPLRLDGQRTTHDVELGY from the coding sequence ATGACCCGCTCGACGATCGGCGAAGCCGCGCCGGCGAGCTCAGCATCGACCGGCCGCTCGCTCGGCCGCTCCGACGCAGGACAGGACGGCGGTCGCCACCAGGTCGCCTCCGACTCGCCGATGACGCATCGCCAGATCCTGGAGGCCATGTCCGGGCTCATGCTGGCGCTGCTGGTCGCCATCCTGAGCTCGACCATCGTGTCCAACGCGCTGCCGCGCATCCTCGCCGACCTCGGCGGCAGCCAGAGCCAGTACACCTGGGTGGTCACGGCGATGCTGCTGACCTCCACGGCCTCCACCCCGATCTGGGGCAAGCTCTCCGACCTGTTCAGCAAGAAGATGCTGTACCAGATCGCGATCACCGTGTTCACCGTCGGCTCGGTGCTGGGCGGCTTCGCGCAGACGATGCCGCAGCTCATCGGGTTCCGCGCCGTGCAGGGCATCGGCATGGGCGGGTTGCAGGCGCTGATCCAGGTCGTGATCGCCGCCATGGTCTCGCCGCGTGAGCGCGGTCGCTACAGCGGCTACATCGGCGCGACCTTCGCGGTGGCCACCGTCAGCGGTCCGCTGGTCGGCGGGCTCATCGTGGACACCTCCTGGCTCGGCTGGCGCTGGTGCTTCTGGGTGACCGTGCCGATCGCGGTGATCGCGTTCATCGTGCTCGGCCGCACGCTGAAGCTCCCGGTGATCAAGCGGCCGGTGCGCATCGACTGGTTCGGCGCGCTGTTCCTGGTCGGCGGGGTGAGCCTGCTGCTGGTGTGGGTCTCGCTGGCGGGCAAGCAGTTCCCCTGGGCCTCGCCGGAGACCGCGGCCTACGTCGGCGGCGGGGTGCTCGCGCTGATCATCGCGGTGATCATCGAGTCGAAGTTCCCCGAACCGATCGTGCCGCTGAGCATGTTCCGCAACCCCACGGTGACGCTGGCGACCATCGGCACCATCGCGGTCGGCACCGCCATGTTCGGCGGGTCGGTGTTCCTCGGGCAGTACTTCCAGATCGCCCGCAGCTTCAGCCCGACCCACGCCGGGCTGATGACGCTGCCGATGGTGCTGGGGCTGTTCCTGTCCTCCACCATCTCCGGGCAGATCATCTCCCGCGGCAGCGGCAAGGTGAAGCCGTTCCTGATCTTCGGCTCCATCGTGCTGGTGGCGGGCATGGGTCTGCTCGCGACCATGGACCACACGACGAACCTGGTGCTCGTCGGCGTGTACCTGGCGATGATGGGCATCGGCGTCGGTTCGCTGATGCAGAACCTGGTGCTGACCGTGCAGAACGTCACCACCGGCAAGAACGTCGGTTCGGTGACCTCGGTCGTCACGTTCTTCCGCACGTTGGGCGGCTCGGCGGGCGTGTCCGTGCTCGGCGCGGTGCTGGCCGCGCGGGTCACCGACTACGTCAACGAGGGCCTCGCCAAGATGGGCGTGCCCACCGGGACGGGCGGGGGCAGCGGTTCGCTGGACGTCGGCGCGCTGCCCGGCCCGATGCAGGAGGTCGTGCGCGCCGCCTACGGCGACGCCATCGGGGACATCTTCTTCGTCTCCGCCTGCATCTCGGTGATCACCTTGCTGGCCGTGGTGTTCATCAAGGAGGTCCCGCTGCGCAGGACCATCGAATCCCAGGACGAAGTGCTGGCCGAAACTGTGGACAACCAACCGCTTCCTGTGGACAACTCGGTCGGGCAGCAGACCGCGACGCTCACTCGCCAGAGTGGTTCCGCGCAGCTTGCGGGGGTGCCGCACGCGGGCGCCCCACACTTCGGCGAGCCTGTGGACAACTCTGTGGGCAACCACTCCCGCCCCTGGTCAACGACGCCCGCGTCGAACGGCCACGGCTCCGCGGGACGCCACCTGGCCGGCGACCTCGCCGACGGCGGCGCCGACGGCAGCGGACTGTTCGTGCACGGCTCGGCGCAGGACTCCTCGGGCAATCCCGTCGCCGGGGTGGTGCTGACGCTCACCGACTCGCTCGGCAGGCAGGTCGAACGAGCCCGCACCGACCACGACGGCGGCTACCGGCTCGACCTCGCCCGCGGCGGCACCTACGTGCTCATCGCCGCGGCGGGCACCTACCAGCCGACCGCCTCGATGGTGGTGGTCGGCGACCGGCCGGTGCGCCACGACGTGCGGATGTTCGGCTCCGGCGGAGTCGCGGGCGTCGTGCGCTGCGGGGACCGCGAGATCGGCGGCGCCACCGTGGTGCTCACCGACCTGCGCGGTGAGGTCGTGGGCTCCAACGCCACCGGTGAGGACGGGCGGTACGCGTTCACCGACCTCGTCGGCGGCTCCTACGCGCTGACCGCGACCGCCGAAGGGTTCCGCCCCGTCGCGACCCCCGTGGTCGTCGCCGACGGCGAATCCACCGCGCTCGACGTGGCGCTGCGGACCGGTGCGGCGCTGACCGGCGTCGTGCGCTCGGCGAACCTCGGCCACCCGGTGCCGGACGCGCGGGTCACGCTGCTCGACGCGAGCGGCGAGGTCGTCACGGCGGTCACGACCGACGCCGACGGCACCTACGCGTTCACCGACCTGCCCGACGGCGACTACACGGTCATCGCCACCGGCTACCCGCCGGTCGCGACGCCGCTGCGGCTCGACGGGCAGCGCACCACGCACGACGTCGAGTTGGGGTACTGA
- a CDS encoding alanine/glycine:cation symporter family protein, which produces MPPAFGSSFTSPPAHTDVLAAESGPLSTLEDTINTVFEPISDGFSNLVFGELTLFGVTFPWIVAWLAIAAAVFTVAFGFIQFRSLGLSVALLRGKYSRDDDPGEITHFQALSSAVSATVGLGNIAGVGVAVTVGGAGATFWMIVCGLLGMCTKFVECTLGVKYREIHEDGTVSGGPMHYLPKGLAERFPGGLGARLGKVLAVITAIMILFFGIAGGNMFQANQTFAQLRNVTGGDEGWLASDGAALVFGVVLATLIGVVIIGGIKSIGAVTSKLVPAMAIIYVSACLVVIGVNITSVPAAFGEIISGAFTPAAGLGGAIGVLIIGFQRAAFSNEAGLGSSSIAHSAVKTRHPVTEGFVALLEPFVDTVIVCTMTALTIVIAKTEFWTSAQQDVLNGGEAPDGVIVTSDAFATVLPWFPYVLTLAVALFAISTIITWGYYGQRAWLFLFGKSKAKEITYNVIFCISTVIGSVLTLTSVLNFADAVLFALALFNIIGLYLLLPVVKRELKSFREKLRTGEVAPVEREEAEKIG; this is translated from the coding sequence ATGCCACCCGCATTCGGCTCGTCGTTCACGAGCCCACCCGCGCACACCGACGTGCTCGCCGCTGAAAGCGGCCCCCTCTCCACCCTCGAGGACACGATCAACACCGTCTTCGAACCGATCTCCGACGGGTTCTCGAACCTCGTGTTCGGCGAGCTCACGCTGTTCGGCGTCACGTTCCCGTGGATCGTGGCCTGGCTCGCGATCGCCGCGGCCGTGTTCACCGTCGCCTTCGGCTTCATCCAGTTCCGCTCGCTCGGGCTGTCGGTCGCGCTGCTGCGCGGCAAGTACTCGCGCGACGACGACCCCGGCGAGATCACGCACTTCCAAGCGCTGTCCTCGGCGGTGTCGGCCACCGTCGGGCTGGGCAACATCGCGGGCGTGGGTGTGGCGGTCACCGTCGGCGGCGCCGGCGCCACCTTCTGGATGATCGTGTGCGGCCTGCTCGGCATGTGCACGAAGTTCGTGGAGTGCACCCTCGGCGTGAAGTACCGGGAGATCCACGAGGACGGCACCGTCTCCGGCGGACCGATGCACTACCTGCCCAAGGGCCTGGCCGAGCGGTTCCCCGGCGGCCTAGGCGCCCGCCTCGGCAAGGTGCTCGCGGTGATCACCGCGATCATGATCCTGTTCTTCGGGATCGCCGGCGGCAACATGTTCCAGGCGAACCAGACCTTCGCGCAGCTGCGCAACGTCACCGGCGGCGACGAGGGCTGGCTCGCCAGCGACGGCGCGGCCCTGGTGTTCGGCGTCGTGCTCGCCACGCTGATCGGCGTGGTCATCATCGGCGGCATCAAGTCCATCGGCGCCGTCACCAGCAAGCTCGTGCCCGCGATGGCGATCATCTACGTGAGCGCCTGCCTGGTCGTGATCGGCGTCAACATCACCTCGGTCCCGGCCGCGTTCGGCGAGATCATCAGCGGCGCCTTCACCCCCGCCGCCGGGCTCGGCGGCGCGATCGGCGTGCTCATCATCGGCTTCCAGCGCGCCGCGTTCTCCAACGAGGCCGGACTGGGCTCGTCGTCGATCGCGCACTCCGCGGTCAAGACCCGCCACCCGGTCACCGAGGGCTTCGTCGCGCTGCTGGAGCCGTTCGTCGACACCGTGATCGTCTGCACCATGACGGCGCTGACCATCGTCATCGCGAAGACGGAGTTCTGGACCAGCGCGCAGCAGGACGTCCTCAACGGCGGTGAGGCCCCGGACGGCGTCATCGTCACCTCCGACGCGTTCGCCACCGTGCTGCCGTGGTTCCCGTACGTGCTGACGCTGGCCGTGGCGCTGTTCGCGATCTCCACGATCATCACCTGGGGCTACTACGGCCAGCGCGCCTGGCTGTTCCTGTTCGGCAAGAGCAAGGCGAAGGAGATCACCTACAACGTGATCTTCTGCATCAGCACCGTGATCGGCTCGGTGCTGACGCTGACCAGCGTGCTGAACTTCGCCGACGCGGTGCTGTTCGCGCTGGCCCTGTTCAACATCATCGGCCTGTACCTGCTGCTGCCGGTGGTGAAGCGGGAGCTCAAGAGCTTCCGCGAGAAGCTGCGCACCGGCGAGGTCGCCCCGGTCGAGCGGGAGGAAGCGGAGAAGATCGGCTGA